In Coffea eugenioides isolate CCC68of unplaced genomic scaffold, Ceug_1.0 ScVebR1_1051;HRSCAF=1839, whole genome shotgun sequence, a single window of DNA contains:
- the LOC113754791 gene encoding GDSL esterase/lipase At2g30310-like produces the protein MALKFRLSWLILLQVFSRLTHECSGLKLSKSTALLVFGNSAVDTGSNNYIPTIPRSNYAPYGINFTRHIPTGRYSDEKLLPDISWPHKASKMLFLLLCGETYPMMNCFRVSSAAAGFDDQTKSVTNAIPTSKQPRFLRDYLPKLERITDIHYAVLCLPQFFLVKERTCIEHVNSDASLYNEELVQFVEVTQLCNPITPVCRNQSQYLFRDSMHPTDAAY, from the exons ATGGCACTTAAGTTCCGCCTTTCGTGGCTTATTCTTCTGCAGGTTTTCAGCAGATTAACTCACGAGTGCAGTGGCCTAAAACTGTCAAAGAGTACAGCCCTTTTGGTTTTTGGTAATTCAGCTGTTGATACAGGCAGCAACAACTATATACCTACTATACCCAGAAGCAACTATGCTCCTTATGGCATTAATTTCACACGTCACATTCCTACCGGAAGGTATTCAGACGAAAAACTCCTTCCTGACATTTCTTGGCCACACAAGGCCTCAAAGATGTTATTCCTCCTTCTCTGCGGAGAAACTTATCCGATGATGAACTGCTTTCGGGTGTCATCCGCTGCAGCAGGATTTGATGATCAAACTAAGAGTGTTACCAATGCAATTCCAACGTCGAAGCAACCCCGATTTTTAAGGGATTACTTACCTAAGCTCGAGAGGATT ACCGACATACACTATGCTGTTCTTTGTCTACCTCAGTTCTTTCTTGTAAAGGAG AGGACATGTATAGAACATGTCAACTCAGATGCTTCACTTTACAATGAGGAACTG GTTCAATTCGTGGAAGTCACTCAGTTGTGTAATCCCATCACCCCAGTATGTAGGAACCAATCCCAGTACTTATTCAGGGATAGCATGCATCCAACTGATGCAGCTTACTGA